One Aphidius gifuensis isolate YNYX2018 linkage group LG5, ASM1490517v1, whole genome shotgun sequence genomic region harbors:
- the LOC122858127 gene encoding uncharacterized protein LOC122858127, which produces MITRSFSKKNNNIYSHHDNDNDILNAKDITIIECVNDDCLAEIFMYVPACERPKIALVCKKWERALDYSWFNVKKLELTYWEYDEYPHFLVRNYPRINGQFKFLKSLLYKCGRYLTELDLSIYGYCNILPVINEYCQNLVKLRIRIHKVDNAKLHNAFSNLSKLEVLKIILHGCFDDICSQVSSTLIDSLLNVADTLTDLNISNWPAVLYGLPYFPDNMMSVIPQLKALRKFSNAGIGCPRRLRDYFKFLNNFKTVTCIPEDTCYMINKIGDEELIENIEELDIIGWRITDNGIYNIANTIKRLHTLSVSCQLLTDAGIVTCTKMNNLKYLEFKGFNNVTDSSIKLLKNLTHLTLPFSNKITDESAIKVLENSPDMIYYCVRDTGITHKFIGKAAEISRNREIELNIVVTLDPDQTEYEYLDIDYI; this is translated from the exons ATGATAACACGGTCCTTCagtaaaaagaataataac atatactctcaccatgataatgataatgatattttaaacgCCAAAGATATAACGATAATTGAGtgtgttaatgatgattgcctggctgaaatattcatgtatgtGCCAGCATGTGAAAGACCAAAAATTGCATTGG tatgcaaAAAATGGGAAAGAGCCCTTGATTATTCTTggtttaatgtcaaaaaacttGAACTAACTTATTGGGAATATGACGAGTATCCACATTTTTTAGTGAGAAATTATCCAAGAATCAATGGACAATTCAAGTTTTTGAAATCACTGCTTTATAAATGTGGTCGTTATTTAACAGAATTAGACTTGTCAATCTATGGTTATTGTAACATATTGCCAGTTATTAATGAGTATTGTCAAAATCTCGTAAAACTTCGAATAAGAATCCATAAAGTTGATAATGCGAAATTACATAATGCATTTTCGAATCTTTCTAAACTtgaagtattgaaaattatattgcaTGGTTGTTTTGATGATATATGTTCACAAGTATCTTCAACTTTAATTGATTCATTGTTAAATGTTGCTGATACATTGACTGATCTCAATATTTCAAATTGGCCTGCAGTCCTTTATGGATTACCTTATTTTCCAGACAACATGATGAGT GTAATTCCTCAACTAAAGGccttaagaaaattttcaaatgctGGTATAGGATGTCCCAGACGTTTACGCGACTATTTCAAGTTtcttaacaattttaaaacagTAACATGCATTCCTGAAGATACTTGttacatgataaataaaattggtgATGAGGAgctcattgaaaatattgaagaattaGATATTATTGGTTGGCGAATTACCGATAATggaatatataatattgctAATACTATAAAACGATTACACACACTAAGTGTATCATGTCAATTGCTAACCGATGCTGGTATCGTTACATGTacaaagatgaataatttaaaatatcttgaatTTAAAGGCTTTAATAATGTCACTGACTCCTCAATTAAATTGCTCAAAAATTTAACACACTTAACGTTACCATTcagcaataaaattactgatgaATCAGCAATTAAagttcttgaaaattcaccagaCATGATTTATTATTGCGTTAGAGACACAGGTATAAcacataaatttattggaaaagcagcagaaatatcaagaaatcGTGAAATAGAATTAAATATAGTTGTTACACTTGACCCTGATCAAACTGAATATGAATATTTGGatattgattatatataa
- the LOC122858159 gene encoding spatacsin-like, which translates to MYCVYRILGIDSEYLRLHTTVANYIKKILNISINDLLKSITYQNSKDLITVLTYLEESFEIEYKTTSMNNIEKFILSLHSWSLIVQFSRAHNTELSSWFLKQLAINNYWFEFILVVHIFHYPLEQILENTVNFNDPNIREHLLKCLNNYHLVEHKPVYNLQRTKQREGKNYIYQKMSSKESPSPTINQEMKQLHGLLQNDLSCLLNQRNSSVKQDLWLVILESHQSQDPPGALIKASCELKSPVLLP; encoded by the exons ATGTATTGCGTTTATCGAATTTTAGGAATTGATTCTGAATATTTGAGACTTCATACAACTGTtgcaaattatattaaaaaaatattaaatatttcaataa aTGACCTTCTCAAATCAATAACATATCAGAATTCAAAAGATTTGATAACTGTTTTGACGTATTTAGAAGAAAGTTttgaaattgaatataaaacaacatcaatgaataatattgaaaaatttattttatcattacatTCATGGAGTTTAATTGTACAATTTTCAAGAGCACATAATACTGAATTATCATCTTGGTTTTTAAAACAACTtgctattaataattattggttTGAATTTATTCTTGTtgtacatatttttcattatccaTTAgaacag atacttgaaaatacagtaaattttaatgacCCCAATATACGtgaacatttattaaaatgtttaaataattatcatctaGTTGAACATAAACcagtatataatttacaacGTACTAAACAACGTgaaggaaaaaattatatttatcaaaaaatgagcTCAAAA gAATCACCAAGTCCAACAATAAATCAAGAAATGAAACAATTACATGGCCTATtacaaaatgatttatcatgtttattaaatcaaaGAAATTCATCTGTCAAACAAGATTTATGGTTGGTTATTTTAGAGAGCCATCAGAGTCAAGATCCACCAGGTGCATTGATAAAAGCATCATGTGAATTAAAATCACCAGTTCTGCTGCCATAG
- the LOC122858191 gene encoding splicing factor 3B subunit 6: MTMAMLQRRANVRLPPEVNRVLYIRNLPYKITAEEMYDIFGKYGAIRQIRVGNTAETRGTAFVVYEDIFDAKNACDHLSGFNVCNRYLVVLYYQSTKAFKRVDIDKKIEEIDNLKAKYNLNDDK, from the exons ATGACAATGGCAATGCTCCAAAGACGGGCAAAT gtCCGACTTCCTCCAGAAGTAAATCGTGTTTTATACATAAGAAATTTACCATACAAAATAACAGCTGAAGAGATGTATGatatttttggtaaatatgGTGCAATCAGACAAATCAGAgt tGGAAACACAGCAGAAACAAGGGGCACAGCATTTGTCGTCTACGAGGATATATTTGATGCTAAAAATGCATGTGATCATCTTAGTGGTTTCAATGTATGCAACAGATATTTAGTTGTTCTTTATTACCAAAGCACAAAGGCATTTAAACGTGTTGATATTGACAAGAAGATTgaagaaattgataatttaaaagcaaaatataatttaaatgatgataaataa
- the LOC122856518 gene encoding uncharacterized protein LOC122856518 produces the protein MFPIQPKFRKLEMLIKNELPTPSEINKYHGELLSNVICNFGNPDTKKFLGIEPPMKGPGDNLWISPNDQLIDNVKLTPIISDSNVKAFTHDSILSKNWPNDNDKI, from the exons ATGT tTCCAATTCAACCAAAATTTCGTAAGCTAGAGAtgctaattaaaaatgaacttCCAACACCAAgtgaaataaataagtatcatggagaattattatcaaatgtcATATGTAATTTTGGTAATCCagatactaaaaaatttttgggaATTGAACCACCAATGAAAGGACCAGGTGATAATTTATGGATATCACCAAACGATCAACTTATTGATAATGTTAAATTGACACCTATCATAAGTGATTCCAATGTCAAAGCTTTTACTCACGATTCAATTTTAagcaa aaATTGGCCAAATGACAATgacaaaatatga
- the LOC122858039 gene encoding spatacsin isoform X2, translating to MEAVGGIPVECLTAGELAGVWSGWSSMGDREVVRESSAKGTHLKLAHKFLMYRKHWTLQETQNFFYSEVEIWINELLKKRTIHRASHIIKNVGKEPIEYIKNICIKCTDSDLRNYLAKHVMDNKGFNDDEIEAWTIINCINKHDDCVDSSKNIIDKKPIDNISINEMMNLQPIVKSSLVTEIYFRTNESCLVKMLDANSVWDYLLTEDNIDLLINWIDKKYNEVDIDEKENIFNHLEIDEEMLDNIEQSKNIFNHLEIDEEMLDNIEQSSASFPTKELLLNHLSKYGVFTKKERQDVKAMLARFFSAEITFNKINNILTNKLTNVDREYFEKNIHSILYYQNRDNIDDNLYSNDQDLLNNLNQISEAESFDMNLLSRCICQTICKITDEQDVYFETHPLITFYLILLKYKSQESEDNKISLYDMINNDNGIVIDNVLLSRNIIIKIIDKIVYVKDAIKDDNKKNDITIYQLLNGYKNIDTQKLFKWRIKNETIPNFANDNLIKKYGRNEKLTYKYYLKESRPSMAAYIVQKQINLSSKIKSQFAFQAHIFGLDHVNEPDIISTCIAFIEFLGIDSEYLRLHTTVANYIKKILNISINDLLKSITYQNSKDLITVLTYLEESFEIEYKTTSMNNIEKFILSLHSWSLIVQFSRAHNTELSSWFLKQLAINNYWFEFILVVHIFHYPLEQILENTVNFNDPNIREHLLKCLNNYHLVEHKPVYNLQRTKQREGKNYIYQKMSSKESPSPTINQEMKQLHGLLQNDLSCLLNQRNSSVKQDLWLVILESHQSQDPPGALIKASCELKSPVLVVLAACYEPSSIAVYCYSWLVISVDDDEFISSYADCLTDQIWSARKISELFKSMVSLGYLDTLNRGLEIFLPDNPLCSFTKFINECIKNGQFKSNKKYLCEFLNICSNLKSNKMIDWDDVDTTYLTNEFWIGTVAIELVLICLGTCFNSIHLQKKFLNILVDDNFNDELNINEPDFCSLLQIITSLSKTTTKINFIKIKLTENGTNVNEEIERCIEELVVKENFSNALELSKIANLPCSKIILNQYRSEFKKNINDKQFKLNDNFWKKCADDIKKYDVGFDDTAKFFIEHAELVESYKERYEILELALKTLKTLSTDQQTIDMVEMIMWKSCILAGPESIVIQNDNQQFNKLKCELLSGISNLRVSCSLNDKIEEQSVEKLINKFIDIEDLKTALRISAIFNYKHKDLLKLMLCLSLAEGEISPYQMNVQQKALLAESDDIKQQKYPTLKNRGLQKRLSTSSLNISSDSIDTSSSSSPLMQQKYIDCTLVLEKLIKSLQHGINVGNKILLLHKLSGSLKRSYKILLLSTDPMIMLYEITAINCDKKFELINDVIAAYKIKNTEVTKFLAGEINLHITRQIEDGQEDLMLMWGYPIDGCLKRIADLCSDISLLGWELIKNASSRLGHSHGTKLDISALKIIVELLVTSHNYFTASCSMEGIASVLKKCQQLANTLQRLKLWSLLVRLVTGVGRFTEMNYVFQIIKENDQFEFLLGQGMDKISGLKIALLEFCKKQCPNDKELFTLVALHFRLYNEIAIMWETAAKIIIRELIKDTRKNTQKSPTLSQSTIKFIKNDDTEKKLQLAIANFTHATEYYLQDNKLNLANKCSHQAQLVALQISLLNGTAPNQQVPCLLNLSVDEVNRALCQILNFSQSLIIIQAYNHSADWSSSIYHQFIINGKTKYLKDFLISKKLTTAIVQDCTYRYRTEKNISKQMTTNMKNLINELNDVECKYVLASQLGFKDIIEVILSNPTTGSYLKDTVWKQGFKSQEFIGETFRG from the exons atggagGCTGTTGGTGGAATACCTGTAGAATGCTTGACTGCTGGAGAATTAGCTGGAGTATGGTCAGGTTGGTCAAGCATGGGAGACAGAGAAGTTGTACGTGAATCATCAGCAAAAGGAACTCATTTAAAATTAgctcataaatttttaatgtacagAAAACACTGGACACTTCAAGaaacacaaaattttttttattctgaagTTGAAATATGGATAAATGAATTACTTAAAAAACGTACAATTCATAGAGCATcacatattattaaaaatgtaggCAAAGAaccaattgaatatataaaaaatatttgtattaaatgTACAGATTCAGATTTGAGAAATTATCTAGCTAAACATGTAATGGACAACAAAggttttaatgatgatgaaattgaagcatggacaattattaattgtattaataaacATGATGATTGTgttgattcatcaaaaaatatcatagataaaaaaccaattgataatatatcaattaatgaAATGATGAATCTTCAGCCAATTGTCAAATCATCACTTGTTacagaaatttattttcgtaCAAATGAATCTTGTCTTGTTAAAATGCTTGATGCTAATTCTGTTTGGGATTATCTTTTAACTGAAgacaatattgatttattaattaattggattgataaaaaatacaatgaagttgatattgatgagaaagaaaatatatttaatcacctggaaattgatgaagaaatgTTGGATAATATTGAACAATCTA aaaatatatttaatcacctggaaattgatgaagaaatgTTGGATAATATTGAACAATCTAGTGCTTCATTTCCTACCAAAGAATTATTGCTCAATCATCTATCAAAATATGgtgtatttacaaaaaaagaacGTCAAGATGTTAAAGCCAtgttagctagatttttcagtgctgaaataacatttaataaaattaataatattttaacaaataaattgacaaatgtTGATAgagaatattttgaaaaaaatattcattcaatattatattatcaaaatagagataacattgatgataatttgtaTTCTAATGATCaagatttattgaataatttaaatcaaattagtGAGGCTGAATCATTTGATATGAATTTATTGAGTCGTTGTATTTGTcaaacaatttgtaaaataactgATGAACAAGATGTGTATTTTGAAACTCATccattaataacattttatcttattttattaaaatataaatcacaaGAATctgaagataataaaattagccTTTatgatatgataaataatgataatggtaTTGTGATagataatgtattattatctcgtaatattattataaaaataatagataaaatagTTTATGTTAAAGATGCAAttaaagatgataataaaaaaaatgatataacaatttatcaattattaaatggctataaaaatattgatacacaaaaattatttaaatggagaattaaaaatgaaacaatacCAAATTTtgcaaatgataatttaattaaaaaatatggacgaaatgaaaaattaacatataaatattatttaaaagaatcaCGACCAAGTATGGCTGCGTATATTgtacaaaaacaaattaatttatcatcaaaaattaaatcacaaTTTGCATTTCAAGCACATATATTTGGTCTTGATCATGTCAATGAGCCAGATATTATCAGTACATGTATTGCGTTTATCGAATTTTTAGGAATTGATTCTGAATATTTGAGACTTCATACAACTGTtgcaaattatattaaaaaaatattaaatatttcaataa aTGACCTTCTCAAATCAATAACATATCAGAATTCAAAAGATTTGATAACTGTTTTGACGTATTTAGAAGAAAGTTttgaaattgaatataaaacaacatcaatgaataatattgaaaaatttattttatcattacatTCATGGAGTTTAATTGTACAATTTTCAAGAGCACATAATACTGAATTATCATCTTGGTTTTTAAAACAACTtgctattaataattattggttTGAATTTATTCTTGTtgtacatatttttcattatccaTTAgaacag atacttgaaaatacagtaaattttaatgatcCCAATATACGtgaacatttattaaaatgtttaaataattatcatctaGTTGAACATAAACcagtatataatttacaacGTACTAAACAACGTgaaggaaaaaattatatttatcaaaaaatgagcTCAAAA gAATCACCAAGTCCAACAATAAATCAAGAAATGAAACAATTACATGGCCTATtacaaaatgatttatcatgtttattaaatcaaaGAAATTCATCTGTCAAACAAGATTTATGGTTGGTTATTTTAGAGAGCCATCAGAGTCAAGATCCACCAGGTGCATTGATAAAAGCATCATGTGAATTAAAATCACCAGTTCTTGTTGTACTTGCTGCTTGTTATGAGCCATCATCAATTGCAGTTTATTGTTATTCATGGCTTGTAATatcagttgatgatgatgaatttatatcAAGCTATGCTGATTGTTTGACTGATCAAATATGGTCAGCTCGTAAAATatctgaattatttaaatcaatggtTTCATTGGGATATCTTGATACTCTTAATCGTggtcttgaaatttttttaccagatAATCCATTATgttcatttacaaaatttatcaatgaatgcattaaaaatggacaatttaaaagtaataaaaaatatttatgtgagtttttaaatatttgttcaaatttaaaaagtaataaaatgatCGATTGGGATGATGTAGATACAACTTATCTTACAAATGAATTTTGGATTGGTACTGTTGCTAttgaattagttttaatttgtCTTGGAACATGTTTCAATAGtattcatttacaaaaaaaatttttaaatatacttgttgatgataattttaatgatgaattaaatataaatgagccagatttttgttctttattacaaataataacaagtttatcaaaaacaacaacaaaaattaattttataaaaattaaattaacagaaAATGGCACAAATGTTAATGAAGAAATTGAAAGATGTATTGAAGAACTTGttgttaaagaaaattttagtaaTGCATTAGAATTATCTAAAATAGCAAATCTTCCAtgctcaaaaataatattaaatcaatatcgtagtgaatttaaaaaaaatattaatgacaaacaatttaaattaaatgataatttttggaaaaaatgtgcagatgatattaaaaaatacgatGTTGGTTTTGATGATActgcaaaattttttattgaacatgCTGAATTAGTTGAATCATACAAAGAAAGATATGAAATACTTGAATTGgcattaaaaacattaaagaCACTTTCAACTGATCAACAAACAATTGACATGGTTGAAATGATTATGTGGAAATCTTGTATACTTGCTGGTCCAGAATCAATTGTCATACAAAATgataatcaacaatttaataaattaaaatgtgaattattatcagGTATAAGTAATTTACGTGTTAGTTGTtcattgaatgataaaattgaagaacAATCTGTTGaaaaacttataaataaatttattgatattgaagatttaaaaacaGCACTAAGAATAAGTgctatatttaattataaacacaAAGATTTACTTAAATTAATGCTGTGTTTGAGTTTAGCTGAAGGAGAAATTTCACCTTATCAAATGAATGTACAACAAAAAGCTTTACTTGCTGAGTCTGATgatattaaacaacaaaaatatccaacattaaaaaatcgaGGATTACAAAAAAGactatcaacatcatcattaaatatttcatcagaTTCAATTGATACATCAAGCTCAAGTAGTCCTTTGatgcaacaaaaatatattgattgtaCATTGGTTCTTGAAAAGCTAATTAAAAGTCTTCAACATGGTATAAATGtgggaaataaaatattattattgcacaAATTATCTGGTAGTTTAAAAAgaagttataaaattttattgttatcaaCAGATCCAATGATAATGCTATATGAAATAACAGCAAtaaattgtgataaaaaatttgaattaataaatgatgttattgctgcatataaaattaaaaatactgaaGTTACAAAATTTCTTGCTggtgaaattaatttacatattacACGTCAAATTGAAGATGGACAAGAAGATTTAATGCTCATGTGGGGTTATCCAATTGATGGATGCTTAAAACGAATTGCTGATTTATGCAGTGATATATCTTTACTTGGATgggaattaattaaaaatgcaagCTCAAGACTTGGTCATTCACATGGAACAAAACTTGATATATctgctttaaaaataattgttgaactTCTTGTGACatctcataattattttacagcATCATGTAGCATGGAAGGTATTGCATCTGTtctaaaaaaatgtcaacaaCTGGCAAATACATTACAACGTTTAAAACTTTGGAGTTTACTTGTTAGACTTGTTACTGGTGTTGGTAGATTTACTGAAATGAATTatgtatttcaaataattaaagaaaatgatcaatttgaatttttacttGGTCAAGGAATGGATAAAATAAGTGGATTAAAAATTGCACTTTtagaattttgtaaaaaacaatGTCCAAATGATAAAGAACTATTTACACTTGTTGCATTACATTTTCGTCTTTATAATGAAATTGCAATAATGTGGGAAACAGcagcaaaaattattattcgtgaattaataaaagatacgagaaaaaatactcaaaaatCACCAACATTATCACAaagtacaataaaatttattaaaaatgatgatacagaaaaaaaattacagcttGCAATTGCAAATTTTACACATGCAACTGAATATTATCtacaagataataaattaaatttggcaAATAAATGTTCACATCAAGCTCAATTAGTTGCATTACAAATATCACTGTTAAATGGTACTGCACCAAATCAACAAGTGCCATGTCTACTTAATTTAAGTGTTGATGAAGTCAACAGAGCACTgtgtcaaattttaaatttttcacaatcattaattatcattcaagCTTATAATCACAGTGCTGATTGGTCAAGTagtatttatcatcaatttattatcaatggaaaaacaaaataccttaaagattttttaatttctaaaaaactTACAACTGCAATTGTACAAGATTGCACTTATCGATATagaactgaaaaaaatatatccaaacAAATGACaacaaatatgaaaaatttaattaatgaattaaatgatgtCGAGTGTAAATATGTATTAGCAAGTCAATTGGGTTTTAAAGATATTATTGAGGTCATATTGTCAAATCCAACAACTGGCTCATATTTAAAAGACACTGTATGGAAGCAAGGCTTTAAATCTCAGGAATTTATTGGTGAAACATTTCGTggctga
- the LOC122856519 gene encoding uncharacterized protein LOC122856519, translating into MMKKLRDEIEYVVNDLDDEYQRKLCAQKDTMVADFNQIMRHVQVKTDDKINSFQQLKCEEYEILRVQMENKNIDNVNKAVLYHQQQCEIEKLKIRQGFEVITEGLLR; encoded by the exons atgatgaaaaaattaagagaTGAAATCGAATATGTTGTTAATGACCTTGATGATGAGTACCAGAGAAAACTTTGTGCACAAAAGGATACCATGGTGGCCGACTTTAATCAGATAATGAG gCATGTACAAGTGAAAacagatgataaaattaattcgtTTCAACAACTTAAATGTGAAGAGTATGAAATTTTACGTGttcaaatggaaaataaaaatattgataatgttaataaagctgtactttatcatcaacaacagtgtgaaattgaaaaattaaaaattcgcCAAGGATTTGAGGTAATTACTGAGGGTTTATTGAGGTAA